One segment of Scleropages formosus chromosome 23, fSclFor1.1, whole genome shotgun sequence DNA contains the following:
- the LOC108933304 gene encoding interleukin-6, protein MQFAEKFPKENMESFKDHKVPVPHLVVEDGCFSLNFSKKRCLQRVADGLQRYQVYLEFVEKEFPQQSRVRDIMNKASSLVHIIREKEKTVQLEVLEPAVKKQLLGELPSSSRWSRSISVHGVLSRMSAFAADAFRAIRYINQRLRRGRP, encoded by the exons atGCAGTTTGCTGAGAAGTTCCCGAAAGAAAACATGGAGTCCTTCAAAGACCACAAGGTGCCAGTGCCTCACCTGGTCGTGGAGGACGGCTGtttctccctcaacttcagCAAA AAGAGGTGCCTCCAGCGCGTGGCGGACGGGCTCCAGCGCTACCAGGTGTACCTGGAGTTCGTGGAGAAGGAGTTCCCGCAGCAGAGCCGTGTGCGGGACATCATGAACAAGGCGAGCAGCCTCGTCCACATCATCCGAGAGAAA GAGAAGACGgtgcagctggaggtgctggagcccgctgTGAAGAAGCAGCTGCTCGGCGAACTGCCCAGCAGCTCCAGGTGGAGCCGCAGCATCAGCGTCCACGGCGTCCTGAGCCGCATGAGCGCCTTCGCCGCGGACGCGTTCCGGGCCATCCGCTATATCAACCAGCGGCTGCGGAGAGGGCGGCCCTga
- the tomm7 gene encoding mitochondrial import receptor subunit TOM7 homolog, whose protein sequence is MAKLSKETKQRLQQVFQCGQFIIRWGFIPTVLYLGFKRGADPGMPEPTVLSLLWG, encoded by the exons ATGGCTAAACTGAGCAAGGAAACCAAACAGCGGCTACAGCAGGTTTTCCAGTGCGGCCAGTTCATTATCCGATGGGGTTTTATCCCCACCGTTCTCTATTTAG GGTTCAAACGAGGAGCAGATCCAGGAATGCCAGAGCCCACAGTTCTGAG CCTGCTTTGGGGGTGA